In the Peptoclostridium acidaminophilum DSM 3953 genome, one interval contains:
- a CDS encoding polysaccharide biosynthesis protein, with amino-acid sequence MFKDKTLLITGGTGSFGNAVMKRFLNTEVKEIRIFSRDEKKQDDMRKLYKNDKLKFYLGNVRDIGSVKNAMYGVDYVFHAAALKQVPSCEFFPLEAVNTNVIGTDNVLTAAVEAGVKKVICLSTDKAAYPINAMGISKAMMEKVFVAKAKTIPSDRTLICGTRYGNVMASRGSVIPLFIDQIKNGHPLTVTDPNMTRFLMSLEEAVELVAFAFQNAEAGDIMVQKSPASTIGDLAQAVKELFNADNEIKIIGTRHGEKLYETLLTKEEHVVAEDMGGFFRVPADKRDLNYDKYFVEGDQKLSVEEEYNSHNTDRLNIEQIKEKLLELDYVREQLNEVLALNEVAATKRAFE; translated from the coding sequence ATGTTTAAAGATAAAACTCTATTGATTACAGGGGGAACAGGTTCATTTGGCAATGCCGTAATGAAACGGTTCTTGAATACAGAAGTAAAAGAAATTCGTATATTTTCAAGGGATGAGAAAAAACAAGATGATATGCGAAAGCTATATAAAAACGATAAACTTAAGTTTTATTTAGGTAATGTAAGAGATATTGGGAGTGTAAAGAATGCAATGTATGGAGTTGACTATGTGTTCCATGCAGCTGCGTTGAAGCAAGTTCCTTCATGTGAATTCTTTCCGCTTGAAGCGGTAAACACAAATGTTATAGGAACTGATAACGTACTAACGGCAGCAGTTGAAGCGGGAGTAAAAAAAGTAATCTGTCTTTCCACTGATAAAGCAGCATACCCTATAAACGCTATGGGAATATCTAAAGCTATGATGGAAAAGGTATTCGTTGCAAAAGCTAAAACCATACCATCAGATAGGACTCTTATTTGTGGAACTAGATATGGAAATGTAATGGCATCGAGGGGATCGGTTATACCTTTGTTTATAGATCAGATAAAAAATGGACATCCATTAACTGTAACGGATCCTAATATGACAAGGTTTCTAATGAGTCTAGAAGAAGCAGTAGAACTAGTGGCCTTTGCATTTCAGAATGCTGAAGCTGGCGATATAATGGTACAAAAATCTCCGGCATCAACAATAGGAGATCTTGCACAGGCAGTAAAAGAGCTATTTAATGCAGATAATGAAATTAAAATAATAGGAACTCGTCATGGTGAAAAACTTTATGAAACATTGCTAACTAAAGAAGAACACGTAGTAGCAGAGGACATGGGTGGATTCTTTAGAGTACCAGCTGATAAAAGAGATCTTAATTATGACAAGTACTTTGTTGAGGGAGATCAGAAGTTATCTGTAGAGGAAGAGTACAATTCTCATAATACAGATAGACTTAATATAGAACAGATAAAGGAAAAATTATTGGAGTTGGACTATGTTAGAGAGCAGCTGAATGAAGTATTAGCACTTAACGAGGTGGCTGCCACTAAGAGAGCGTTTGAATAG